The following nucleotide sequence is from Podospora bellae-mahoneyi strain CBS 112042 chromosome 1 map unlocalized CBS112042p_1, whole genome shotgun sequence.
tcttttttttttttgcgcgGTGATCGTTGCCTTTTTTATGCCTTCATGCACCCTTTCGCCAGTCTGATTTGGCATAGGTAAGCCACGGCTCATGCAGCTCTTCATTGTCGGCTTGCAGCAGCATCCTGCTTTTCTGGAGGATGCATCTGACATGGCCACTGACGGGAGATAGCACCAGCCATCTATCTGCCACCAGTCACCCGACAGACAGCGCCAATGACGGAAGAGAAGCGCTGCATGTTTTGATCTGAAGCAATTCATGGACTGGCGCCCCCTGCATCAGATAGACGCAAGGCCGTATCTCAGCTGGCAACTGAACCTGTTCGGGAAGCCGACAGATGGGCAGCATGAACCCACAGTCCGGTCTCCGAGTCTAGTCGTCATATCTCCATTGTGACCTGTCTCAATCTGGAAtctttgctttcttttcCACGTAGTATGTGGTATGTGGTGCAAAAGGTGCTTCCCGACGGCAGGCACGGTTGCATTGTATCGACCACCTCATGATGGGTGCCCATCAAGACTTATACGAGACGTGGTCCAGGGCCAGGACCACGTAGCTCTCGCCTCTCCTACTCCCATCGCCGACCACCGCTTGGCTCCCCTGCGACTTCCATGTCGGACCCCGAATTGGCGGTTACACTGGTTCCTGCCTCCCGCAGCTTCATAACGCACGAGCACGCTCCGTACCAGGCAAGCGTTACCAAGGGCAGGGCACGAAGCAGGGCAAGAAGCAGGAGCACACACACGAGCACGCACACGAGGAGCTCCAGTCTCGGATCGTCTGCACAGGGGCCTCCCCCCCGGCGATCAGTCTCGAGCATGAAAATACTTTTTCCCTTGACTCTCTCCCCAACTTTGCAGACGCAGACACCCACCGATCCCATGGATTCGTCCACCACGTCCAATGCAGAGTCGATCTGTTCTTCAGCCAGTACCAACGAGATGGACCTCATCCATAATGAACCCCTGGCCGACTGCAACTTCCCCGAGATGCTCGTGCGGGACCTCGAGACCTCTGAAGTTGTGTTTAGGACAAAGTCCATGACTGCTGGCTGCCCGTCTGCCGCTTTTGCAACATCCAGCGAAGATGAacatggcgatgaggagCACGCAGGGGGCAGAAGCGAGTCTACCGACTCCTTGAGCATGGCATCCAGCGGCATGGACCCGCCGCCCTCCATTCGGGTGCGAGGGCATTCAGTCACCACAGCAGCTACCTCAGTATCCGGTCGACGCTCTTCGTCATTCTCACAGAAAGCCCACTCGCAATCTTCCCCCTCCacgccaccttcttcaccagctATGGCCCAGAACCATCATGGAACTTGGTTCGATgcggacggggagggtgacgCCACCATCAGCTCGAGAATCCAGGGGCCGTCCCAAGATGTCCAGAGTCTTACTGGCGGACACAGTAGTGAAGTCAACTCGTTTTCCTACAACGACGGGATGAAAAGACATACCGAAGCTATTGCCTATCACCTTCGTCCGAACAGCCCCAACTCTTACGAGCGACCTTGCACGCCCAGCAGTCAAATCAGTCAGTTGGTTCGAGAGAGGCCACGGTTAGTCAACATTCCGCCTACTGCCATCCCCAAACGAAAGTCGTCACTTAATAGGGGCCACGTTCGCACAATGTCGGGTAGTTCAGTGGCGCCGAGCAATCATGAAATTCTCCGGAGGACGTCGGTGGGGCAGTTGGCACCTTCTGCTAGCATGCAAGTGCTTGGGCCTCGAAATGATGAGAGATATGGGGAGAGTTCACGTCCGCCTTCAAGGGGTCGAGATGGCAATGGCCACGTGCACGCTTGCCGGTCAAACGACGCTTTCTTTCCTGACAATCTCAGCGAAAATGTCTTTTCGGATAACGACGAGGAAATACGCGCGACAGGTGTCTATGATCAGCCAGTTCAGACCAAGCCACACACGCATTCTCTCAACGGAAGGACCTCTGGTGGCCCAGCTACCAATATCCAGGAGATCCAACACACCACGCATTCAACGACGTCATACACAACACCCGGCATTCCTCTGCCGCCCGACGTACTCGAGGTCCTGCGGGTTTCGGTCTCTTGTTTCCCAGAAACGATGCTCACTACCTCCAGTCTGACAGTCGACAATATCCGGACATATTCGAGAAAATTTCGGCACGGAGGAATGCCAGATTGCGACTTCATGAGCGACTATCAGTCATTGTTTTCCTCCGGGGGCAACAGCCTGAAGCCGTGGCCATCAAGGAAGTGGAAGCTGAATTGGTTCGGACAAAGTCATAAGCTTACtaaacatcaacaacacggACGCCAACAAACCCAGTTGCTCTCTGGAGGCTCGGAGGATGTCGATGCTCTTGGACAAGTTCGGTCTCACAGGAAGACTACAGAGGCTTCATGGAGGCCCATCAGGGCTATTTTCCCTTTCGGATCTGACTACCTCTGTGATGCTCTCTACGCACACGTACTGGCCTACAACTACATTAGCACGTTACGCCCCCCACTTCCAGTGTCATCACTACGCCAACAAGCGCCAGGATCAGCGGGCCATCGTCCTTCTGGCTCGTCTTCTGACGACCCAAATAGCAAAACCAGAGTGCCCAAGAAGGCAGCCAGTGTCCTCGGCATGCAGGATGATAACGCCCATAACAacagaccaacaacacctagCAGCGGTCCGCATCACCGACGCAGCAGATCGCACAGATTTCTGAGCCGGGATAGTCATGCAAGAGGCTCGCTCAAATCGAGAGGCAGCACTGCTTCTGGGTTGGAGGGcaacgacaacagcaacagcaatgGCAACAATGCCGTGGCCTCCGGAATGCGAGAAATACACGCTGGGCTGGCCAAATGTATTGCGTTGCTTGTTTCGACACTGAAGAAGACCGAGGCGGGTGACTTGCAAGGAGTTGAGAGTGGCGGAGATGCCACCACGCTTCTTAtcagggagagggaggtgcaTGATGAGTCGGGCGAGGTGGATGTGCTCTTACTGCGAGCGCTCTgtgaggtggtgagaatCTCCGAGGCATAACGATGTTTGGTTGTATTTGTGATGGATTTAATGTTTAACGAGGTGTTGACAGACGGTGTGGACTGGCAGGAGGTATTTTGGCGGCGCAGGTTGCTacttgggttgggtggtcATGTATGGGTGGGCGGGTTTTATATGCTTGATAATACCCCTTTGTGACGATGGTatgaaaaaaagggaaaggagTCATATGTACAATAACTTGTGCTTCGGCCTCATAATGCTGTATTTGATGTCCCCACATTGTTCGTTTCTTGCTTGTTGATTCTGGAAGGCGCAGATCGAAAGCTGCCAAGCAACCACCTGCAGGGGGACAGGCCCTTTCCATTTTTGGATCAAGCGGGTGAGCGGGGATGGAGGGACATTTccacacctccaccacacctCCACAAACCCACAAACTATTTTGACCATCTGATTTCTTAACCTCCGAACTCACTCGGAGGCCAAGACCGAGTCTGACAACCACCTCCGGACCCCACCGCTCGGATCCGCTCCGTGACACCCCTTTTCCGACCTATGCTGCCGGCCCTTCCCTTCTAACTGCCGAGTGATTTCGGACGAAGTGAACAGACACGCAACGCCCGAGGTTCACAACTGTATTAGCAGCTTGGGACGCGGTGCTACGGTGAGAAACGCGCTCACTTGGAAACTTGCCGTGGAGCACTCGGAGGATTTCCCATTGGAGGTTGGATTAGAAAGAGGAACCGTTCTTGAGTTTGGGTCACGCttgtcctcttcatcctcttttCTCATTTGACCGGTGGccgcccccccttttttttttccctgaTCCGGTGCCTGCAGCAAAGAAAATGGAGACAGTCGGAGAGCAGAACACCCCCGCGAGTGCTCGGCCTCGGGTAACGAATGCTTGTGAGGCATGTCGGTCGGCCAAGGTTAAGTGCATGGCCAGTAATCAGTTGGGGATATGTAAGAGGtaggttttttttcttttctttttcttgtcgggtaaggggaggggaaggggtgtaTAAAGGGGTTGAGTTGTCATATttgtccccccccccgcaGACCGTACACACACACTGTGAGATATGTGTATGTGTCTTTGATCAGGAAATGACTTGTTCTTGTTTGCAATATAGATGATTAACAGTTGTTCTTGTGTGTGTTAGATGCCTGGATTCCAAAAGAGAGTGCATCTTCAAAACTGGACCTCGAACTCGACGGCCGAAACAGTCGAAAAGGTATGATATTCTTTTTTATACCAGGCCATACCCAACAAGTAAAAGTTGCCTACCGGATATCTCCAAGTTAATTCATCTGTTGACatcacctttttttttttttcctcacATAAAGATCCCAATCCTCCACCgacccaaccacctccataaccgccccccctcccctcccaccaccacccggcccctccaaaaccttcACAATCGACATCCCCATGcccgccgacgacgacgtaACCGACAGTTTTGAGGTCCTCCGCCTAGCCCACGAGTCCACACTCAACAACTTGGttccccacctctcctcagGCGAAGAAGACCAGGAAGATGAACCCATCTACGACTACGACTACGACTACGACAAGAACGCCAACATGGACTGGCTCAACACCGAGCAGGCCTCCAACTGCGGCTCGGTCATCTCCTCCCATGCCTCCTCCCTTCCGATAGGGGCTTCGGCATTGTCCACCCCGccaagcagcaccaccaccgctgctaCCACTGGCGCGAGATCCAAGCAGAAGAGCAGAATGGTGGCTAGCTTGGGGCTGCAGCCGCAGTTCAACGTTGATTCGGCGGGCAAGTTACTGCAGACGTTTACGGGGGTGATGCTGAATCACTTTCACTGTTTGATTATTGATCCTGAGCGGGACACGGTGGCGAGTTTGGCGAAGGAGAGGCCGTTCGTTTTGCTTGCtgtgctggcggcggcgagcgGGAGTCGGACGCTGCAGGGGCACAGTTTGTATGACGAGGAGTTTAGGAAGATTTTAGGCTTGAAGTTTGtggctgggggggagaggagttTGGAGCTGTtgcaggggttggtggtttaCATTGCTTGGTTAGTCTTTCGTGAGGACGGTTGGTGGAAGCGCTGACATGGGACAGGTATCCGTTTCATTTGCGGCCAAAGAACAAGCAGGCGTACCAGTATATACGTATGGCGGTAGACATTGTCTTTGATCTGGAACTCAACGAAGACCCGGGGACGGACCGGATTGATGTTCCGCCCAccgaggcgaggttggaggagataAGGACGTATGCGGCTTGTTATTATCTCGCTTCGTCGTAGGTTTTCCTACCCTGAACCTTCTCGTTGGCAGGAATCTGACACGATCACCAGATTCGCCGCCACGTGGGGCCGCACCCCAACTCTAGCCTACAACACCTACACCGCCCACTGCTGCGAAATGCTCTCCCGCCACAGCCCCCTCAAAGGCGACCAGGTTCTGGTCTGGCAGGTCAGACTTCAGcggctggtggaggaaacCAACGATCTCCGCCGGACTCAGAGGGGTGGCGGGCACTCCCAACAAAGTGAATACCAAATCAACCTCATGATACGAGGAATGGAGACGCAATTCAAAGAGTGGGAGGCGTGCATGAGCCGCGAGCTTAAAAACACTCGTGAGTCGTTTTAGTTCTTCCCCGATACCAAATTCAACCAACCTCTGGCTCGCCGGGtacaccacccaaccctaTCCCTCACCGCtgtccacccccctccccatgcTGCCCAGATGCTAACCCCGCCCCAGCATccctccgcatcctcctcctcttcacccccctcttcctctccggcgcccccctcctcaagctcccctccacaaaactaacccccctcctcgacccctcCCAAACAACCTTCCGTGCCGAAGCCTCCAAGCTCTCCTCTCTGATCCCCACTCTCCGCGAGTTCTACTCCTACTTTTTGTCCCTCCCCGCCCAGGAAATAAATGCCTTCATGGGACAAGAATGGGGCtccttcatcctcgtcatcatcctcggcttcAGGATGTGTTTCCCCATGGCCATCTGTCCCGAGTGGGACGACAAGCTGGCGCGAGAGAGGATAGGGATGGGGGAGTTTTTGGGAAAGATGTGTGGTGATGCCgccggggaagaggggggaaaggggaagggcacGTCTATGGATGTTTTGAGTGCTAGCAAGATTgtgctgggggtggtgaagaagaagtttgATAGACGGGTTCAGAGGGTGGAGCgggagcagagggaggagcgggagaggcagagggggttgattgggcgggttgtggaggggttggggttggagttggggggtggaggagagggacagGTAgcgggcggaggaggaggaggaggaggaggaggaggacatgaTGGTAGTATTGGGGGTTGTCCTATGATGGATGGGAGTATGGAGGGGTATTATGCTTATTGGGACGAGACGTTTGCTGATACTGCAGGACTGGGAGGCGGTGGGTTTCAGGGTCCGAATGTTGGACCtatgggggggggagggacgacgacgacgacggggggGATaccgcagcaacagcagacgATGCCGCAGGTGAGTGGTGATCTTTGGGGTACGATGACTATGACTTGGGCGCAGGGGGAGATGACTTTTGATGGGATGGGGCAGTAGGTGTTTGTGGTCATATATTTGTTCATAAGATCTTGATGTAGGGTTGGTTGATACGTTAACTGAAGAcgtgttttcttttctgtttcgAACTCGAGGGACAATCAACAAATTTGAATTCAGACACGGCTCAAATGATGGTCTGATATTGCGTTCGGAACACCTGGGCAAAATCTGTTTGTTAGCGTTGCATGCGAATCAGGAGGCATGCCAAGTGTGTGACAGCTGCCTCGATTGCTGAGCACTGCCTGCCGTTTCGTCCACCGCGTGGCTCTGAATATTGCAGACTCAAAGGCATGTGATGAATGGCTCGAGACCCTGAAGCCACTGGATATGTTGTccctccaacttccacctCAGTGGCAAGTCAGTCCTCGTCATCAAAGTGATGAACTTTTACACTGTCAGCCAATCAACGCCCACGCCCACCTTTGCTAGAAGTTTATACCACGCAAGTGTAAACGTCAACACGCTCATCTCCCAAACTTTTAAAAACCCCCTTGATCCAATACTCGCCCAAATCGATGACCCTTAGCACCGGGCAGTACTCCTCATTTAACACTAGTCCGAGCCTCTCACTCCCCTTTCCATCAGGAACCAAAAACCACAGATAAGAGCCCGCCTCCCACGTCCGGGTCCCCAGAACATGTGACCCGCAACCCACGCAGGTCATTGACGTGAGCGGGATCTCTCCAATAAACTGGACCTTCTCCACGCGGGATGATCACTGAATTTTCGTTGGGTGGGAatttccctcctccttgaaATTGGTTGGGCAGGAATTTCCCTTCAGTCCACGTtacagagagagagaggtgccGTCCTCGGGTTAAATGAAACGGCGAGAATAGGAAACGATAAACTCTCCCAAACCGGTCAACTGTAATAAAACGAATCACAAAACGGTGATAACACCCCCTTGCCCTGACCAtgcaagaaaaagaaaaaagaaaaaaaagaaaaaaaaggcgaaAGACGGTGTGCGCGCCAACAGATCTGCAAGAAGCTTGTCTCGGCTCCGTGGTCAATGCGTTTTGGGCGACGACAGGAACATTTGCAAAAGAACGTTGCCCCCTTGCTGCCTCACTCGATTCCCCCCTTTCTTGATcatccctcgcctccccgcGCTTGCGATAGAACTAGGCTCCGAGGCAGGGGTTTGGATCACGACGACAAGGTCCCAAAAGAGATCGACTTCTGGCCTTGTGATATCTTGACTTTTTATGTGATAAGATGCTCTCCCATCCACGTTCTCATCAGCTAGTTCCGTTGGGAGCCGTACCCGGGGCCCCGGTGCTTGTCACGTCACAGTCGCACTGTTCGcgggtcttttttttttctctggaGTTTCGTTGCTCAATTAAATGAACCTAGTTGTTGAACATGAAGATCAAACCCAAAACAGTGGCATCGAAAAAGTGGTGTGATACTTGCCTTGGTAAGCCTACCGGTCAGCAAGACTCTGACTGGAGCGAGTACCCCAGGTCTCACCAGCTTCTGGACtttgaaaaaaaagaaagaaaaaggctaGCCTGCGGTCGGTGGTGTGGCATTCCTCCTGCTTCTGGTTCAGGGATCTTCGAATTCCGCGATTTTGACGGGTATGCATGCTGGAAAGAAGCCGGAGCCACTTAGGTACCGTAGCCAGATTGTACTTGTAGGTCTGACAATGGGGGGCACGATGCAggcggaggggaaggggagaagaggggacCGAAGCAAGCCACCActaccacaaccatcacctaCTCTCCGAGGGACACTGGAGCCCTGGACCTACGCAgcccgtcctcctccaccccaccatcttGGGGTGGTGTGAGAAACCCTCGCTTTGCGGCGGGATTGCGACTGGATCAGGAAGCCAGTTTTCGCTGGGCCTTGAGACATTGCTTGCGCGTGACCATCAAGCCCATCTCGATGAGCAAGGCCGCCGAAATATTGGGTTCTGCCACGGTGAGAGCCATCTCAACCCCGCAGCGGACAATAAGGGTGTAAGGCAGCCCAGCCGTCTCGGACAGGATTCCGTGCGGTTCATCCTCCATCCACGAGCCTCAGTCAGCGTGAATCTCTTTCCGTCTGGTGTGACAAAAGTCGCGGGGATAAAGTTGGGGCCCCGCGATTGGTGACGAGGCGAGAGTCCTGGGTGACGCGATGTCCAGCTATGTGAGAGATCTGGTTGCCGCCAAAAATGACCGTGTATTGATATGGGCCTATATAAGTCATGGTGTGAGGCTGAAGGTTGTAAGCATACTTCTACGTGTCGCTCGGCAGCTTGCATCGTCGACGCGCCTCGACGACGATCGTGCACAGTGATATCAGCCTGTTTGCCCTTGACCTGTTGGTCGTCTGAAGTTGCTCCTCAATGCCACCGGAGTGACTGAAGTGGGAAGCGGCCGCTTGGCGTCGCTCGATTCGAAGAAGGCTATCTCGAAGAAACATGTGCATCTGCAGAGCAAAGCGCAGGCCGAACGCCATTGGGCGTATCTTGATCACTGCCCTCGGCATGATGCAGTGCTTCCCTGCTTACCATGCCGGCTCGGGAATGGGCCCCAGCATCGTCGTGCATCTTCGCATTCAGCCAGCAGGCACCGAGGAGGTCCAGGTGGATGTCAGTCGTGTGTGATGGCGTCCTTCTTTAACCCTCGAGAAGTGTGGAATCATCTGGTTTCATTCGATGCGACCCTGTTCATTCCGGTTCCCGCACGTACGGCCGGCAGGTGTAGAAGAAGAGTTAAGAGTTTGACATTGTCGGGTGCCGGGAATCCGGAAGGTCAGCTTTCAGGAATGTTGACCGTGATCTCATGTACCGAGACACTCAACTTACCTTATCCTCGCCAGAAGCAAAAGATGTCTGGGTGGGACGCGACTCGGACTGTTTCTGGCCTGGGCACGTTCCACATAGCCCCGCTTGTTGTGGGTCCTCCAAACATAACCCTTGGGCCGAAAACGGTCAGAATCTCCGGTGTGGAGATGGCCCACTTGTTTCGCCTTCTTTGTCAGTtctccacctctcccgtCATCCCTTCAAGATTGATCATCACTCGCACGGGCATGGAAGGAGATGTCTTGCAGCTCCGACGACATGGAAGCTTCCATTCATGCGATTCTAGTGTGTTGTGTTCAGTAGATTTCGGGCGACATTCAGCCCTCCCGGGCGCCTTGGCATCAATCACTCTATGCCCTCTCGGTGCATGCGCAATGCCCATGGCCATGACTGCGGGATTTGGATGCATGGCAAAGGGTGCCAGGCGATGGGGGTCACTACATATGGAAGTCCATATACGCACCATTCAGAGCTAGGCCTCTCAAGCCTTCCCAGGACTGAGGCCGGTCGGATTCAGCCGTGAACCCCCACTACTATTGACCCCTCTCGGCCATCTTACACCGGTCTTCATATTTACTCTCATCGAACCCACCATCTTTGATGCGAGTCCAACCTACCGACTTTGAATTCTGCTCGGTTTTTTCGAGGTCCACGAGGCTTGAAGACTTGTGGGCAACAAACAAGGTTCAGCGCCGAGGTTGGTGTCGCCTCT
It contains:
- a CDS encoding uncharacterized protein (EggNog:ENOG503P3Z9) gives rise to the protein MSDPELAVTLVPASRSFITHEHAPYQASVTKGRARSRARSRSTHTSTHTRSSSLGSSAQGPPPRRSVSSMKILFPLTLSPTLQTQTPTDPMDSSTTSNAESICSSASTNEMDLIHNEPLADCNFPEMLVRDLETSEVVFRTKSMTAGCPSAAFATSSEDEHGDEEHAGGRSESTDSLSMASSGMDPPPSIRVRGHSVTTAATSVSGRRSSSFSQKAHSQSSPSTPPSSPAMAQNHHGTWFDADGEGDATISSRIQGPSQDVQSLTGGHSSEVNSFSYNDGMKRHTEAIAYHLRPNSPNSYERPCTPSSQISQLVRERPRLVNIPPTAIPKRKSSLNRGHVRTMSGSSVAPSNHEILRRTSVGQLAPSASMQVLGPRNDERYGESSRPPSRGRDGNGHVHACRSNDAFFPDNLSENVFSDNDEEIRATGVYDQPVQTKPHTHSLNGRTSGGPATNIQEIQHTTHSTTSYTTPGIPLPPDVLEVLRVSVSCFPETMLTTSSLTVDNIRTYSRKFRHGGMPDCDFMSDYQSLFSSGGNSLKPWPSRKWKLNWFGQSHKLTKHQQHGRQQTQLLSGGSEDVDALGQVRSHRKTTEASWRPIRAIFPFGSDYLCDALYAHVLAYNYISTLRPPLPVSSLRQQAPGSAGHRPSGSSSDDPNSKTRVPKKAASVLGMQDDNAHNNRPTTPSSGPHHRRSRSHRFLSRDSHARGSLKSRGSTASGLEGNDNSNSNGNNAVASGMREIHAGLAKCIALLVSTLKKTEAGDLQGVESGGDATTLLIREREVHDESGEVDVLLLRALCEVVRISEA
- a CDS encoding uncharacterized protein (EggNog:ENOG503P4QF) gives rise to the protein METVGEQNTPASARPRVTNACEACRSAKVKCMASNQLGICKRCLDSKRECIFKTGPRTRRPKQSKRSQSSTDPTTSITAPPPLPPPPGPSKTFTIDIPMPADDDVTDSFEVLRLAHESTLNNLVPHLSSGEEDQEDEPIYDYDYDYDKNANMDWLNTEQASNCGSVISSHASSLPIGASALSTPPSSTTTAATTGARSKQKSRMVASLGLQPQFNVDSAGKLLQTFTGVMLNHFHCLIIDPERDTVASLAKERPFVLLAVLAAASGSRTLQGHSLYDEEFRKILGLKFVAGGERSLELLQGLVVYIAWYPFHLRPKNKQAYQYIRMAVDIVFDLELNEDPGTDRIDVPPTEARLEEIRTYAACYYLASSFAATWGRTPTLAYNTYTAHCCEMLSRHSPLKGDQVLVWQVRLQRLVEETNDLRRTQRGGGHSQQSEYQINLMIRGMETQFKEWEACMSRELKNTPSLRILLLFTPLFLSGAPLLKLPSTKLTPLLDPSQTTFRAEASKLSSLIPTLREFYSYFLSLPAQEINAFMGQEWGSFILVIILGFRMCFPMAICPEWDDKLARERIGMGEFLGKMCGDAAGEEGGKGKGTSMDVLSASKIVLGVVKKKFDRRVQRVEREQREERERQRGLIGRVVEGLGLELGGGGEGQVAGGGGGGGGGGGHDGSIGGCPMMDGSMEGYYAYWDETFADTAGLGGGGFQGPNVGPMGGGGTTTTTGGIPQQQQTMPQVSGDLWGTMTMTWAQGEMTFDGMGQ